Genomic window (Streptomyces sp. TG1A-60):
GGCCGACCCGGCCCCCGTCTTCGGTCCCTCCACCCGCCTGGACATCGAGGCGGAGGTCGGCTTCGTCGTCGGCGTCCCCTCTCCGCCGGGCACCCCCGTGGACCTCACGTCCTTCCGCGACCACGTCTTCGGCCTCTGCCTCCTCAACGACTGGTCCGCCCGCGACCTCCAGGCATGGGAGTACGTCCCCCTCGGCCCCTTCCTCGGCAAGTCCTTCGCCACCTCGGTCTCGGCCTGGATCACGCCCCTGGACGCCCTGGACGAGGCCCGCGTCTGCCCACCGGAGCGCACCCACCCCCTGCTGCCCTACCTCGACGACTCCGCCCCGGACGTCGACCCCGGCGGCTACGACCTCCGCCTCACCGTCACCGTCAACGGCCACGTGGTCACCGAGCCCCCCTTCTCCACGATGTACTGGACCGCCGCCCAGCAACTCGCCCACATGACCGTCAACGGCGCCTCCCTGCGCACCGGCGACCTCTACGGCTCCGGCACCGTCAGCGGCCCCTCCCCCACCCAACGCGGCTCCCTCCTCGAACTGACCTGGAACGCCCGCGACCCTCTCGACCTCCCCACCGGCGAGCGGACCTTCCTGGAGGACGGCGACGAGGTGACCATCACGGCCTGGGCCCCCGGCCCGAACGACACGAGGGTGGGCCTCGGAGAGGTGACGGGCAGGGTCGCAGGCCGGGACCGGGACGCGTCACGCGGCTGACGGATCGGCGGCGGGCGGCCCGTCAGGGGCGGGCGTAGGGCCGGGTCATGATCTCCATGTTGTGGCCGTCGGGGTCGTCGAAGTAGGCGCCGCGACCGCCGAAGAGACGGTTGATCCGGCCGGGTTCGGTGTGGCTGGGGTCGGCGTAGTAGGTGACCCCGACCGCCTCCAGTCGGGCGATCATGGTGTCGAACTGCTCGTCGGGCACGAGGAAGGCGTAGTGCTGCGACTGGATCGGCTCGTCACGCTTCTCGTAGTAGTCGAGCGTCACGCCGTTGCCGAGGTCGACGGGCAGGAACGGCCCGAACGGGGCGCCGACCTTCAGTCCCAGGATCTCGGCGAGGAACTCGGCGGACAGCCGCCGGTCGACGGCGTAGACGACGGTGTGGTTCAACTGCACGGCTGTCGGCGTCAGTTCGGAGTCGTGCGAGTGCTGCTGGTCATAGGACATCTGGTGTCTCCGGGTCTTGGGATCCGCTGGAACGGGGCGCCGCGCACGGGCGCCGGGAGCGAAGACGCGGAGAAGGGGGCGGGGCTCTTGCCCGCCTCGCGCTCACGCCGAGGCCGGGAACCCCACTCGTGCATGGCCCATGGCCGACCCGGCAGTCACCCGACCGACCTTAGTGACCCTCACGGACCGGGGCAACACCGTCCCTCACTCGTACCCCGGCCGCAGCCCCCACCCCCCGACCCGCCCTGAGCAGAACACCGCGCCGCCTGACCGAGGAGCCGCGGCCTAGTGCCGCGGCAGGCAATGTTCGCCCGTGAAGGAGCGGCGTCCGGTGCGTGCTCTCGGTGTGCCGGCCGGATGTCCTCGTACTGGGCGTACTCCGGCTTTCGGCCGGTGGGGCGAGAGGGGCGTGCCGGGCGTCGCGACGGGACGAACATTGCCTGTGACGGCACTAGTCCCAGTCGTCGTGCTCGGGGTCCGGCTCAGCGTCGGGCCAGTCGAAGTCGTCCCCCGCGTCACCCGCGTCACCGGCCGAAGCGGACTCCGACTCCGGCGACGCCCCCGGGGCCGCTCCCGGCACCCCTGGCTCCCCGCCGGGAGCCCCGCCCAGTACGGCGAGCACCCCCAGTACGCCCTCCCCGTACGTCGCCAGCTTCTTCTCGCCGATTCCGCTGATGGTGCCGAGTTCGGCGACGGATGTGGGACCCGCCGCCGCGATCTCGCGGAGGGTGGCGTCGTGGAAGATGACGTAGGCGGGGACGCCCTGTTCGCGAGCCTGATCCGCACGCCAGGCGCGCAGGGCCTCGAAGACGGGGAGCAGTTCCTGCGGCAGTTCGACAACGGCGGACTTGGCCTTGCGCTCACCCCGGCCGGAGCCCGAGGAGCCCGATCCGCCCGACGCCGACCGCGAGGTCACCGGCTTCTTCGGCTCCTTGCGCAGCGGAACGTCCCGCTCCCGCCTCAGCACCGCCCCGCTCTCCTCGGTGAGCACGAGCGTGCCGTACTCGCCCTCGACCGCGAGGAGTCCCTGGGCGAGCAACTGCCGCACCACACCCCGCCATTCGCCCTCCGCCAGATCCTCCCCGATACCGAAGACGGAGAGCTGGTCGTGGTCGAACTGGATGACCTTGGCGGTCCGTCGCCCCAGCAGGATGTCGACGATCTGCACGGCGCCGAACTTCTGCCCACGCTCCCGCTGCAACCGCACCACCGTGGAGAGCGCCTTCTGCGCGGCGACGGTGCCGTCCCAGGTCTCCGGCGGCACGAGGCAGGTGTCGCAGTTGCCGCAGCCGTCGGCCTGCGGTTCCTGGCCGAAGTACTCGAGCAGCTGGCCGCGCCGGCACTGGACGGTCTCGCAGAGCGCCAGCATCGCTTCCAGGTGGGCGGCGGCCCGGCGACGGAACGCCTCGTCGCCCTCACCGCTCTGGATCATCTTCCGCTGTTGTATGACGTCGTTCAGTCCGTACGCCATCCATGCCGTGGAGGGCAGCCCGTCGCGGCCGGCGCGGCCGGTCTCCTGGTAGTAGCCCTCCACCGACTTCGGCAGGTCGAGGTGGGCGACGAACCGTACGTCGGGCTTGTCGATGCCCATGCCGAAGGCGATGGTCGCGACGACCACCAGCCCTTCCTCGCGCAGGAACCGCGACTGGTGTGCCGCTCGGGTGCCCGCGTCGAGGCCCGCGTGGTACGGCACCGCCTCGACGCCGTTCTTGCTCAGGAACTCCGCGGTCCGCTCGACGGAGTTGCGGGACAGGCAGTAGACGATGCCCGCGTCTCCGGCGTGCTCCTGGCGCAGGAAGGACAGCAGCTGCTTCTTCGGGTCGGCCTTGGGCACGATGCGGTACTGGATGTTGGGCCGGTCGAAGCTGGCCTCGAAGTGGCGGGCCCGGGGCATGGCCAGCCGCTCGGTGATCTCCCGGTGCGTGGCGCGGGTGGCGGTGGCCGTGAGCGCGATGCGCGGCACGTCCGGCCAGCGCTCGCCCAGCAGCGACAGGGCCAGGTAGTCGGGCCGGAAGTCGTGTCCCCACTGGGAGACGCAGTGCGCTTCGTCGATCGCGAACACCGAGATCTTGCCGCGCCCGAGCAGATCCAGGGTTCCGTCGAGCCGCAGCCGCTCCGGCGCGAGATACAGCAGGTCCAGCTCCCCCGCCAGGAACTCCGCCTCGACCACGCGCCGCTCGTCGAAGTCCTGCGTGGAGTTGATGAACCCGGCGCGCACGCCCAGCGCCCGCAGCGCGTCCACCTGGTCCTGCATCAGCGCGATCAGAGGCGAGACCACAATGCCCGTACCGGGTCTGACCAGGGACGGAATCTGATAACAGAGGGACTTGCCGCCACCGGTCGGCATGAGCACGACGGCGTCACCGCCCGCCACCACATGCTCGATGACCGCGGCTTGTTCTCCCCGGAAGGTCTCGTACCCGAAGACCCGGTGGAGCACGGCCAGGGCCTCGCTCTCCGCCGGGCGCCCCGCGCCCACGGCCCCGCCCGGACCGAGGCCCGTCCCGTTCTCGTCCACCATCACACCCGTCCCGATCATCGCCCGTCCCCCGTGCCGTACGTGTTGTGCCGTACGTCTTGTGCCGTCCGTGGTCCTCCAGCCCCTGCTGCCACCATAGGCGCCCGCACCGACAGCCTCAGAGTTATCCACAGGCTCCGCCCGTGCGGTACGCGCCACGCCCACGCTCGGCCCATTGGACGACTCGTCTGGCACCCCCTTACTCCCTGCACGGCTGGATCTACAAGGAGAACCCCAAGGGCCTCTTCTACTCCTGGAACCCCGAGGTGCAGTGCCCCAAGCCCAGGCCGACCCCCCGCTGAGCCCGGCCCCACCAGCCCCGGCACAGACGACGGGACCCGGCCCCACGAAAGGGAGGTCGGGTCCCGTCACATCGACATGCTCGGGCGGAGCGTCAGCGCACGAACACTCCCGCCTGCCCCGCCAGATCCAGGAAGTACTGCGGCGCGACACCGAGCACCAGCGTGACGGCCACGCCGACCCCGATCGCGGTCATGGTCAGCGGCGACGGCACGGCGACGGTCGGCCCCTCGGGCCGGGGCTCGCTGAAGAACATGAGCACGATGACGCGGACGTAGAAGAACGCGGCGATCGCCGACGAGATCACACCGACCACGACGATCGCACCCGCGCCGCCCTCCGCCGCCGCCTTGAACACGGCGAACTTCCCGGCGAACCCGGAGGTCAGCGGAATGCCCGCGAAGGCCAGCAGGAACACCGCGAACACGGCCGCCACCAGGGGTGATCTGCGCCCGAGCCCGGCCCACTTGGACAGGTGCGTGGCCTCGCCGCCCGCGTCCCGCACGAGGGTCACCACGGCGAACGCGCCGATCGTCACGAACGAGTAGGCGCCCAGATAGAACAGCACGGACGAGACGCCGTCGGGCGAGGCCGCGATGACACCGGCGAGGATGAAGCCCGCGTGCGCGATCGACGAGTAGGCGAGCAGCCGCTTGATGTCGGTCTGGGTGATGGCGACGATCGCGCCGCCCAGCATGGTGACGATGGCGACGGCCCACATGACCGGCCGCCAGTCCCAGCGCAGACCTGGCAGGACGACGTACAGCAGTCGCAGCAGCGCGCCGAACGCCGCGACCTTCGTGGCCGCCGCCATGAAGCCGGTGACGGGGGTCGGCGCGCCCTGGTAGACGTCCGGCGTCCACATGTGGAACGGCACCGCGCCCACCTTGAACAGCAGGCCCATGACGACCATCGCGGCGCCGATGAGGAGCAGCGCGTCGTTGCCCATGGTTTCGGCGAGGGCGGGGTTGAGCTCGCCGACGGTGCCGTCGACGACCTGGGCGATCGTGGCGTACTTCACCGAGCCCGCGTAGCCGTACAGGAGCGCGATGCCGAAGAGGCTGAAGGCGGAGGCGAAGGCGCCGAGCAGGAAGTACTTGACCGCGGCCTCCTGCGACATGAGCCGCTTGCGGCGGGCCACGGCGCACAGCAGGTAGAGGGGAAGGGAGAAGACTTCCAGGGCGACGAACAGGGTCAGCAGGTCGTTGGCCGCCGGGAAGATCAGCATGCCGCCGATCGCGAAGAGCAGCAGCGGGAAGACCTCGGTGGTGGCGAACCCGGCCTTCACGGCTGCCTTCTCGCTGTCGCTGCCCGGCACGGACGCGGCCTGCGCGGCGAAGGAGTCGACCCGGTTGCCGTGCGCGGCCGGGTCGAGGCGGCGTTCGGCGAAGGTGAACACGCCGAGGATGCCGGCCAGGAGAATCGTGCCCTGCAGGAACAGGGCCGGCCCGTCCACGGCGATGGCGCCCATCGCGGCGATACCGGCCTTCGTGGTGGCGTATCCGCCCATCGCGAGGGCGACGACCGCGGCGAAGGCGGCCGTGAGGGCGACGACCGACAGGAACAGCTGGGCGTGGTAACGGTACTTGCGCGGTACGAGGGCCTCTAGCAGCACCCCGATGATCGCCGCTCCGATCACGATCAGAGTGGGCGACAACTGCCCGTATTCGATCTTCGGCGCGTCGATCTTGGTGATCGGCTCGGCCGCGGTTGTCCACAGGCTGTGGACGGCTGATGCGCTCACTTGGCCGCCTCCACCTCGGGCTGGGGGTCCTTCTTCTGGACGTCGGACATGGTGTGCTCGATCGCCGGGTTGACGATGTCGGTGACCGGCTTCGGGTAGACACCCAGGAAGATCAGCAGTACGACCAGCGGGGCGACCACCGCGAGTTCCCGCACCCGCAGGTCGGGCATCCCCTGGACCTCGGCCTTCACCGGGCCCGTCATCGTCCGCTGGTAGAGGACGAGGGTGTAGAGCGCGGCGAGGACGATGCCGAGGGTGGCGATGATCCCGACCACCGGATACCGCGCGAACGTGCCGACCAGGACCAGGAACTCACTGACGAACGGGGCCAGTCCGGGCAGCGACAGGGTCGCGAGACCGCCGATCAGGAACGTGCCGGCCAGCACTGGCGCGACCTTCTGCACACCGCCGTAGTCGGCGATGAGCCGGGACCCGCGCCGCGAGATCAGGAAGCCCGCCACCAGCATCAGGGCGGCCGTCGAGATGCCGTGGTTGACCATGTAGAGCGTCGCGCCCGACTGGCCCTGGCTGGTCATCGCGAAGATGCCCAGGATGATGAAGCCGAAGTGCGAGATCGACGCGTACGCCACCAGTCGCTTGATGTCCCGCTGTCCGACCGCGAGCAGCGCCCCGTAGATGATGCTGATGAGCGCCAGTACGAGGATCGCGGGCGTCGCCCACTTGCTGGCCTCCGGGAACAGCCCGAGGCAGAAGCGGAGCATCGCGAAGGTGCCGACCTTGTCGACGACCGCCGTGATCAGCACGGCGACCGGGGCCGTCGATTCCTGCATGGCGTTCGGCAGCCAGGTGTGCAGCGGCCACAGGGGCGCCTTCACCGCGAAGGCGAAGAAGAACCCGAGGAACAGCCACCGCTCGGTGCTGGTGGCCATCTCCAGCGAGCCGTTGGCACGGGCCTCGGTGATCTCCTGGAGCGAGAAGTTCCCGGCGACCACGTACAGGCCGATCACCGCGGCCAGCATGATCAGACCGCCGGCCAGGTTGTAGAGGAGGAACTTCACGGCCGCGTACGACCGTTGCGTCGACGCCGCCTCCTCACCGTGCTCGTGGGCGCGGTCGCCGAAGCCGCCGATGAGGAAGTACATCGGGATGAGCATGGCTTCGAAGAAGATGTAGAAGAGGAAGACGTCGGTGGCCGCGAAGGAAATGATCACCATCGCCTCGACGGCCAGGATCAGGGCGAAGAAGCCCTGCGTGGGCCGCCACCTCTTGTTCCCGGTCTCCAGCGGGTCGGCGTCGTGCCAGCCCGCGAGGACGATGAACGGGATGAGCAGGGCGGTGAGCGCGATCAGCGCCACCCCGATGCCGTCCACACCCAGTTCGTATCTGACCCCGAAGTCCTTGATCCAGGCGTGGGACTCGGTGAGTTGGTAGCGGTCGCCGCCCGGGTCGAAGCGGACCAGGACGATCGCGGCGAGCACGAGCGTGGCCAGCGAGACGATCAGCGCCAGCCATTTCGCGGCGTTGTGCCGCGCGGCCGGTACGGCGGCCGTGGCGATCGCCCCGAGGGCCGGGAGCGCCGCCGTCGCTGTCAGCAGGGGAAAGGACATCGGTATCAGACCGCCCTCATCAGCAGGGTCGCGGCGATGAGGATCGCAGCGCCGCCGAACATCGAGACCGCGTACGACCGGGCATAGCCGTTCTGGACGCGGCGCAGCCGCCCGGAGAGGCCGCCCATCGAGGCCGCCGTGCCGTTGACGACACCGTCGACCAGGGTGTGGTCGACGTACACCAGGGAGCGTGTGAGGTGCTCTCCGCCGCGTACGAGGACGACGTGGTTGAAGTCGTCCTGGAGGAGGTCGCGCCGGGCGGCCCGGGTGAGAAGCGATCCGCGCGGGGCGACGACGGGGACGGGACGGCGCCCGTACTGGAGCCAGGCGAGGCCGACGCCGATGACCATG
Coding sequences:
- the fahA gene encoding fumarylacetoacetase encodes the protein MPPFDVPEGDPFDVPEGHPFGPHNLPYGVFSPTGSDARAVGVRLGDHVLDAGAAAHALGSPYAALLARPTLNPLLAAGRTAWSDIRRALTAWLTVASHRETITPHFHPLSSVTLHLPFEVADYVDFYASENHARNVGQIFRPDSPDPLPPNWKHLPIGYHGRSGTVVVSGTEVVRPSGQRKTPADPAPVFGPSTRLDIEAEVGFVVGVPSPPGTPVDLTSFRDHVFGLCLLNDWSARDLQAWEYVPLGPFLGKSFATSVSAWITPLDALDEARVCPPERTHPLLPYLDDSAPDVDPGGYDLRLTVTVNGHVVTEPPFSTMYWTAAQQLAHMTVNGASLRTGDLYGSGTVSGPSPTQRGSLLELTWNARDPLDLPTGERTFLEDGDEVTITAWAPGPNDTRVGLGEVTGRVAGRDRDASRG
- a CDS encoding VOC family protein, coding for MSYDQQHSHDSELTPTAVQLNHTVVYAVDRRLSAEFLAEILGLKVGAPFGPFLPVDLGNGVTLDYYEKRDEPIQSQHYAFLVPDEQFDTMIARLEAVGVTYYADPSHTEPGRINRLFGGRGAYFDDPDGHNMEIMTRPYARP
- the recQ gene encoding DNA helicase RecQ, producing MIGTGVMVDENGTGLGPGGAVGAGRPAESEALAVLHRVFGYETFRGEQAAVIEHVVAGGDAVVLMPTGGGKSLCYQIPSLVRPGTGIVVSPLIALMQDQVDALRALGVRAGFINSTQDFDERRVVEAEFLAGELDLLYLAPERLRLDGTLDLLGRGKISVFAIDEAHCVSQWGHDFRPDYLALSLLGERWPDVPRIALTATATRATHREITERLAMPRARHFEASFDRPNIQYRIVPKADPKKQLLSFLRQEHAGDAGIVYCLSRNSVERTAEFLSKNGVEAVPYHAGLDAGTRAAHQSRFLREEGLVVVATIAFGMGIDKPDVRFVAHLDLPKSVEGYYQETGRAGRDGLPSTAWMAYGLNDVIQQRKMIQSGEGDEAFRRRAAAHLEAMLALCETVQCRRGQLLEYFGQEPQADGCGNCDTCLVPPETWDGTVAAQKALSTVVRLQRERGQKFGAVQIVDILLGRRTAKVIQFDHDQLSVFGIGEDLAEGEWRGVVRQLLAQGLLAVEGEYGTLVLTEESGAVLRRERDVPLRKEPKKPVTSRSASGGSGSSGSGRGERKAKSAVVELPQELLPVFEALRAWRADQAREQGVPAYVIFHDATLREIAAAGPTSVAELGTISGIGEKKLATYGEGVLGVLAVLGGAPGGEPGVPGAAPGASPESESASAGDAGDAGDDFDWPDAEPDPEHDDWD
- the nuoN gene encoding NADH-quinone oxidoreductase subunit NuoN, producing MSASAVHSLWTTAAEPITKIDAPKIEYGQLSPTLIVIGAAIIGVLLEALVPRKYRYHAQLFLSVVALTAAFAAVVALAMGGYATTKAGIAAMGAIAVDGPALFLQGTILLAGILGVFTFAERRLDPAAHGNRVDSFAAQAASVPGSDSEKAAVKAGFATTEVFPLLLFAIGGMLIFPAANDLLTLFVALEVFSLPLYLLCAVARRKRLMSQEAAVKYFLLGAFASAFSLFGIALLYGYAGSVKYATIAQVVDGTVGELNPALAETMGNDALLLIGAAMVVMGLLFKVGAVPFHMWTPDVYQGAPTPVTGFMAAATKVAAFGALLRLLYVVLPGLRWDWRPVMWAVAIVTMLGGAIVAITQTDIKRLLAYSSIAHAGFILAGVIAASPDGVSSVLFYLGAYSFVTIGAFAVVTLVRDAGGEATHLSKWAGLGRRSPLVAAVFAVFLLAFAGIPLTSGFAGKFAVFKAAAEGGAGAIVVVGVISSAIAAFFYVRVIVLMFFSEPRPEGPTVAVPSPLTMTAIGVGVAVTLVLGVAPQYFLDLAGQAGVFVR
- a CDS encoding NADH-quinone oxidoreductase subunit M, yielding MSFPLLTATAALPALGAIATAAVPAARHNAAKWLALIVSLATLVLAAIVLVRFDPGGDRYQLTESHAWIKDFGVRYELGVDGIGVALIALTALLIPFIVLAGWHDADPLETGNKRWRPTQGFFALILAVEAMVIISFAATDVFLFYIFFEAMLIPMYFLIGGFGDRAHEHGEEAASTQRSYAAVKFLLYNLAGGLIMLAAVIGLYVVAGNFSLQEITEARANGSLEMATSTERWLFLGFFFAFAVKAPLWPLHTWLPNAMQESTAPVAVLITAVVDKVGTFAMLRFCLGLFPEASKWATPAILVLALISIIYGALLAVGQRDIKRLVAYASISHFGFIILGIFAMTSQGQSGATLYMVNHGISTAALMLVAGFLISRRGSRLIADYGGVQKVAPVLAGTFLIGGLATLSLPGLAPFVSEFLVLVGTFARYPVVGIIATLGIVLAALYTLVLYQRTMTGPVKAEVQGMPDLRVRELAVVAPLVVLLIFLGVYPKPVTDIVNPAIEHTMSDVQKKDPQPEVEAAK